In a genomic window of Quercus lobata isolate SW786 chromosome 4, ValleyOak3.0 Primary Assembly, whole genome shotgun sequence:
- the LOC115984787 gene encoding uncharacterized protein LOC115984787 yields MNKALSQVSKSPFARNIEDAALPRRFSQPTFALYDGRSDPVEHVSHFRQKMAIYSRDEALMCKVFPSSLDPAAIRWFNGLKANSIGSFKTLTQAFGARFITCSRVPRSLESLLSMTMREGETLKVYLDRYWEMFNEIKGKNDDVAISTFKVGLPTDHDLRKSLTRKPVTSVHQLMDRIDKYRRVEEDQLQGKGKAKVVPQEMRDFRSDRYNNNRPRRDFVGQSGSADTQTVNAMFRESMQQVLQKIKNEPFSKWPNKMAGEPRKCNPNLY; encoded by the coding sequence ATGAACAAAGCGCTGAGCCAGGTTTCCAAATCACCTTTTGCGAGGAACATAGAAGATGCAGCTCTTCCTCGGCGGTTCTCCCAGCCTACATTCGCTCTGTACGATGGGCGGTCAGACCCagtggagcatgttagccattttCGCCAGAAAATGGCTATTTATTCCAGAGACGAAGCCTTGATGTGTAAGGtttttccatcgagtttggATCCGGCGGCGATTaggtggttcaatgggttaAAGGCCAATTCTATTGGGTCTTTCAAAACCCTTACTCAAGCTTTTGGCGCTCGCTTTATCACTTGCAGTAGGGTGCCTCGGTCTCTGGAATCCCTGTTGTCTATGACTATGCGAGAGGGTGAAACTCTTAAAGTTTATTTGGACAGATATTGGGAAATGTTCAAcgagataaaaggaaagaatgacGACGTGGCCATAAGTACTTTCAAAGTTGGCCTCCCAACTGATCATGACTTAAGGAAATCCCTAACTCGTAAACCAGTAACCAGCGTACACCAGTTGATGGATAGAATTGATAAGTATAGAAGAGTTGAGGAGGATCAACttcaaggaaaaggaaaagctAAAGTAGTCCCTCAggagatgagggatttcaggtcagaCCGTTACAACAATAACCGACCTCGGAGAGACTTCGTCGGACAATCAGGATCTGCAGATACCCAAACGGTCAACGCAATGTTTCGAGAGTCGATGCAGCAGGttctgcagaaaataaagaatgagcccTTTTCCAAGTGGCCGAATAAGATGGCAGGCGAGCCCAGAAAATGCAACCCGAACTTGTATTAG